DNA from Abyssibacter profundi:
GTCGCCCCAGAGCACCAGGGCCGGTGTCTGGATCTCGGGCAACAGCGGCTCCAGGCGCAGCATGTTCTGGCGGTACTCGACAAAGACCTTCTGACGAAAATTGGCGTTCTCGATAGCCCGCTCGGCCAGCGCGTCCACGGCAAATGGCGGCACATAGGGCTTGTCGACAAACACCATGTCCATCAGGTGGTCGTACTCCTCGCGGGTCCGCGGGATGAGCGATACCTTGCCGGTGGCCTCGTACTCGCGAGCCAGATCGCTGGGCACCGGCGATTCCACGCCGGCCGCATTGAACAGGCCCAACGACAACAGCTGCTCGGGATAGGCGTGGGCATAGGCCGCCGCGAGATTTCCCCCCATGGAATTACCGGCTAGATGAAACCGTTCCAGCCCCATGGCCTGCACGAAGGCCGCAAGCCGCTCGCGCTGCGACGCGATGTCGTAGGCCTGATCCTCGTGCCGGGCGTTGTCTCCAAAACCGGGCAGGTCGGGCGCGATGACGCGGTGGTCAGGGGTCAGATGGCCCGCGAAGCGGGTCCAGTTGTCCTTGTCGCCGCCGAAGCCGTGCAGCAACAGCACGACATCGCCGCTACCGCCCTCCAGATAGGGCCAGCGATCTTCGCCCACCTGCACCGACTGCTCGGTCAGCATGGACCGCTCGCGCTCGGCACTCATGGCCAAGGCCAAGGCTTCCTGCGGGTGGGTCTCGATATAGGCGTAGGTACCGATCCCGAGCACGCCGATCACGATGGCAACGGCGATCAAGAACTTCGACATGACATCCCTGCGTTTGAAAAACGTTCCAACTGACCATATTACTCAATGCTGAAGCCAGGACCGACCTGGCCACCAGCCCAGGGGAAGGCGGGACAATGCGGGAACCGTTGTTCAATCACGTTGGACGGTATTTCTTCGGCTGCTTGCTGTTCATCTCCGCCGTCGCGAAGCTGTTTGATCCAAACGGCTTCGTGTCAGTCGTCGCCAGCTATCAAATGATGCCGGACTGGGCCGTCCCTCCGGCGAGTTATGCGCTGGTACTACTCGAGGGCGCGCTGGCCATCTGGCTGTTCAGCGGGCGCAAGGCCTCACTGGCCACGCTTTGCTTGGTCTGCCTCTATGTCATTTACTGCAGTTGGGTCGGCTTTGCCTTTCTTGACGGTCGACGTCTGGATAACTGCGGCGCCTTCGGTACGCTGTTCGAGCGCCCGATCACAGCCGGGCTGGTGGTCGAATATCTGGTCTCGCTGGGCGTGGCGTTTTTCCTGTGGTCGGCCACCACCGCCTACAAGCTGCGGCAGCAGTTGGCGATCACCCCAGAGCTCGGCGCGATTCCGGTGGACGACATGAAACCGCCGCCGCCCACCGGGACCGCCTGACCTCCGGCGCCTAGATCACCGCAGCCAATTCGCTGGCCTGGCGAATCGCACGCTTGGCATCCAGCTCGGCTGCCACATCGGCACCCCCGATGAGATGCACCGAGGCTCCGCCGGCTTCCAGGCCCTCCACCAGCTCCCGTAGCGGTTCCTGACCGGCACAAATCACGACATGATCCACGGCCAGGGTCTTGGGTTCATCGCCCACGACCAGGTGCAGGCCCTCATCATCGATGCGCTCGTAACTGACGTTGCCCATCATCTGGACCTGTTTGTCGATCAGGCTGGTGCGATGCACCCAGCCGCTGGTCTTGCCCAGACGCTTGCCCAGCTTTTCGTCCTTGCGCTGCAGCAGGTACACGGTGCGGGCCGGCGGCTCCGGTTGTTTCGGCAACAGGCCACCCGGTGCCGAAACCGTCATGTCGACACCCCATTCGGCCTGCCAGGCCTTGAGGTCCAGGGTTGGCGACTCGTCTTGGACCAGGAACTCCGACACGTCGAAACCGATGCCGCCGGCACCGACCACGGCCACGGTCTTGCCCACCGGCGCATTGTGACGCAGCACATCGGTGTAGATCAGCACCTTTTCGTGATCAATACCGTCAATTTGTGGCACCCGTGGGCTGACGCCTGTGGCCAGCACGACTTCGTCGTACCCGCCGGCCAGCAAGGACTCTGCCGTGGCCTCGGTGCCCAGTTGCACCGTGACGCCCGCCAGCTCCAACTGACGCTCGAAGTAGCGCAGCGAATGATCGAACTCCTCCTTGCCGGGGATCCGCTTGGCCATGTTGAACTGACCGCCGACCTCCTCGGCCCGTTCGATCAGGGTGACCTTGTGACCCCGTTTGGCCGCCTCGACTGAAAACGCCAGCCCGGCGGGGCCAGCGCCCACCACGGCGATGGATTTGGCGGTGGTCACGGGCTCGAAGTTCAGCTCGGTCTCGTAGCAGGCGCGGGGATTGACCAGGCAGCTCGCACGCTTGAGCTGGAAGGTGTGATCCAGGCAGGCCTGATTGCAGGCGATACAGACGTTGATTTCATCCGCCTTGCCCGCCGCGGCCTTATTGACGAAGGCAGCATCGGCCAGCAACGGCCGCGCCATCGAAACCATATCGGCCTTGCCACTGGCGATGATGTCCTCACCGACCTGCGGGTCGTTGATGCGGTTGGTGGTGATAACCGGTATCGACAGCTCGGCCTTCATCCGGTGGGTGACATCCACAAAGGCCGCGCGGGGGACGGACGTGACGATGGTCGGGACCCGCGCCTCATGCCAGCCGATGCCCGTATTGATCAGCGTGGCCCCTGCGGCCTCGACGGCCTTGCCCTGATAGACGATCTCGTCCCAGGTATTGCCGCCCTCGACCAGGTCCAGCATGGACAGGCGGTAGACGATGATGAAGTCCTCGCCGACCGCCTCGCGGACATGCTTGACCACCTCCACCGGCAGCCGACAACGATTCTCCACCGGCCCACCCCATTCATCCTTGCGCTGGTTGGTGCGGGGGCAGGTGAACTGATTCAGAAAATAGCCTTCGCTGGCCATGATCTCCACGCCGTCGTAGCCGGCCTCTTTCGCCAACTTGGCCGCGCGGGCGTAGGCCTTGATCTGACGCCAGATGCCCCAGGTCGACAGTCCCCGTGGGCGGAATGGATTGATCGGAGCCTTGGCGCTGGACGCCGAGACCGACAGCGGGTGGTAGCTGTAGCGCCCGGCATGCAGCAACTGCAGGCAGATCTTGCCGCCCTCCTCATGCACCGCATCGGTGACCTGACGGTGGCGCCCCAACTCGCGGCGTGAGGACAGTTTGGAGGCCATGGGATACAACCAGCCCTCCATGTTCGGCGAAAAGCCGCCCGTGACGATTAGCCCGACGCCGCCTGCGGCGCGCTCACGAAAATAAGCCGCCAGTTTGGGGAAGTCTTTGACCTTGTCTTCCAGGCCGGTATGCATCGACCCCATCAGGACGCGATTACGCAGGGTGGTGAAGCCGAGATCCAGGGGTTCCAGCAGATGCGGGTAGGGCGTGGCACTCATGTGAAGATTTCCTTAAGGCGTGGCACGGGCCTTGCTCGCCGGCTCAGCCGTGCATCGCCCATATCCGGAAACGGACCGCCCTGGGAACCGGGCTGGGGTCGCACTGCCAACGCCGGGTAGTCGCCCGGTGACGTTCTTGGATGAAACAACAAAAGGATGTTGAAGATGAAAATCGTGAAACAGGTCATTGCCGCTGCCGCCCTGTCGGCCGCCATGAGCACCGCCGGCGCCGCTGACAGCACACAGTCCGATCTGGCCATCTGCTTTGCCCCGTCTCCGGTCGGCAAGGTGACCGACGTCATTGGCGTGACGATCGACGCGTTGGCCTGTGTCGTGAACCAGTTGGTCTCGCCCGAGTAAGCGAACCAAGTCGGCATCCAGCGTGGCCGGCAATGCCGCGCTGGATGCCTGATCGCTGCGCCATGCGAGCGCGCAGTGCACCTCATTCATGCAGCTGGCTCCCTCAGCCCAGTTTGCGCGGCTGATAGGGCGTCGAAGCCTCGCCGCGTTCGGACTGAGCCATTTCGGTATTGCGCTTGGCGGCGATCCGCTGGTTCTTGCGCCCCATCACCCGGCGCTGCCATCGGCGCTCCGCCGCCAACGCATCTTCATCACTGGCCAGCCAAGCTTCTTGCAGCAAGGCCTTCCCGGCGGCGACGGCGTCCGGCGAGCGCTGGACGATCTCTGCGACCAGCGCTTCGGCCCGGGCCTGCGGATCAGCGTCGACATGCGTCACCAACCCCAGCGCGTGAGCGGCCTCGCCGGAGAGCACGCGCCCCGTAAAGGTCAGCTCCTTGGCAACATCCAGCGGTAGCAGCTCACGCAGCGTGACCGTTCCACTCATGTCGGGCACCAGACCCCACTTGGCCTCCATGACCGACAGCTTGGCGTCCGGCGTGGCAATCCGAATATCGGCCGCCAGCGCGAGCTGAATCCCCGCACCGAAGCAGTTGCCGTGGATACAGGCGATCACAGGCACCGGTAGCTCGCGCCAGGCCATACCCCATTGCTGGAAAATGTTGGCGACCGGGCTGTGCAACGCGGCGAAGCCATGCGCCATGCGCTTGGGGTCGGCAAACATCGCCTTGACGTCTAGACCCGAGCAAAAGCTCGGGCCGTTGCCGGACAGCAGCACCGCGCGAATATCGCGATTCTTCTTGAGCTGCTGCGCGGTCTTGACCACAGCCTTGAGCAGCGCGAAATCCATGCCGTTGTGCTTCTCGGGCCGGTTCAGGCGCACGTAGGCCACCGGGCCCTTGATCTCCAGTTCGACGCGATCGCTCACGACGCTCCCTCATCCGATGCATGATGGGCTCGACGTTATATGCACCTTGTTGCATAGTCAAACCCATGTCGCTCAAACACGCCATGCTGGTTTCACTGGCCGAACGCCCTGCCTCGGGCTACGACCTGGTCCGTCGATTTGACCGCTCCGTCGGGTATTTCTGGCGCGCCAGCCATCAACAGATCTACCGCGAGCTACCCAAGCTGGAGGCCGCCGAGTGGGTTTCCGCGGAGGCCGTGGCCCAAACCGGCAAGCCCGACAAGCGGGTGTATGCCATCACCACACAGGGGCGCGATGCGCTCGAAGCCTGGCTCGCCCGCCCTGTCGGGCCGGAACCGGTGCGCGAAAGCCTGATGGTGAAGGTGCGGGGTGCCGCGCTACTGGGCGTCGATTCCGTGCTCGATGAAATCCGGCGCCATCGGCAGGTCCACGCGGACAAGTTGTCCCTGTTCAGGAAGATCGAACAGGAGGACTTTGCCCAGGGGCCGGGAGACAACCGCAAAACGCGATGTCGCTACCTGGCCCTGCGCAGCGGTCTGCTCTACCACGAAAGCTGGGTAACCTGGTGCGATGAAGCGCTGGCGCTGCTCATGGAGGCCTAGGGGGGCCTAGGGAGGCTCTGATTGATTCGCGCCACCAAGACGGTGCCGAACGACGCTCGCCCCGGCCCAGCCGCCAGGGTTCATACGGACACCCCAGCTCGAACATCCACATCGACCCACCGACACGCTGATGCCACTGCCCATCGTCTATCACCCGATTTACTCGAATGTGCGGCTACCGGAGCGGCATCCGTTTCCGATGAGCAAGTTCGCCATGCTTCGAACCCACCTCATCGAGACCGGGGTCGCCGGCGATAACCAGTTCAGCGAGCCCGCGCCCGCAGAGCGCGCCCTGCTGGAGACGGTCCACGACAGGGACTATCTGGACCGTTTCATTCACGGCGATCTGACACAGGCGGAAATCCGGCGACAGGGTTTCCCTTGGTCCGAAGCCCTGGTGGCCCGATCCATCACCGCCGTCGGTGGCACGCGTCACACCCTGGAATTGGCGTTCGAGCACGGCCTGGCCACCCACTGTGCCGGCGGCACGCACCATGCCCATCGCGATTTCGCCTCGGGTTACTGCCTGCTCAACGACCTCGCCGTGGCAGCGGCCTGGGCGCTGGACAGCGGCCGGGCCAAGCGTGTGCTGATCATCGACTGCGACGTGCATCAGGGTGACGGCACGGCGCGCATTTTCGAACAGCAGCCGGCCGTGTTCACGCTGTCCTTCCATGCCGGGAGCAACTTTCCGGCACGCAAGGCAGACAGTGACCGGGATGTCGTCCTGCCCCGCGGCGCCGGGGACACCGAGTACGCCACCGCCCTGGCCGCCCATATCCCGGCAGTGCTCGACCGCTTCCAGCCCGACTGCGTGTTGTACGACGCCGGCGCCGATGTGCATGCCGATGACCGGCTGGGGCACCTGAGCCTCAGCGACGCCGGGATGCGGGCGCGGGATCGCTATGTCATCGAACAATGTGTGCGCCGGCGCATTCCGGTCGCCTGCGTCATCGGTGGCGGCTACGATCGGGATGTTCCGGCGCTGGTACGCCGACACGCCTTAGTCCACGAACAGGCCAGTGCATGCTTCGAGCAGTTCCTTTCCACAGACGCGGCCTGACAGCCACCGGGCGGCTGGTGGCGCTGCTGCTCGGCCTGTCGTTGGCGACCGGCTGCAGCACGGCCACACGCTTTGGCTACAACCACCTCGACTGGTTCGCCAAGCGCGAAATCGGCAAGTACTTCGACATGACTGCCGAGCAGGAAGACTGGTTCGAGCAACGATTCGACACCTTGTGGCAGTGGCATCGCCGCGAGCAGTTGCCGCTGTACGCCCGTGACTTGCGCCAGCTGGCCGAACAGGCACGCGCGCCGCTGAGTCGAGACGCCATCGAGCAGGCACTGGCCATGGTCGAGGCCCATATCAATGAAGCCCTGCGACGCGCGACCGACGACACCGTGACAATGCTCAGCATGCTGAACGATGACCAGGTCGCAGCCGTGCTGGAACGCATCGACAAGAACATCGAAGACGCCGCTGAAGAACTCGCCGAGCAGGACGACATTGAACGGCGTGAAGCCGCTGCCAAGCGGGTGCGTAAATGGATGGAAGAGCGATACGGTCGCCTGTCACGCGAGCAGCGAAATCTGATCGATGCCTGGGCGGGCGAGCGCGAATACTCGCCCGAGGCTTGGCTTGCCCGCTCTCGTCAATGGCGCGATGCATTGGCCGAGGCCCTGGACCAACGCCAGAGCAGCGGGTTTGCCGATCGCGTCACCTATCTGCTGTTCGACGATACGGCCCTGGTACCCGAGCCTCTCGAAGCCGAACGCAGGCGCAACCGACACCGCTGGCTGGACCTGGCCGCCGAGATCAGCGCCATGACCAGCGAGCGCCAGCGCGACCATCTGGTCGAGTACATCAGCGACTTTGCCGAGGATTTCGAAGCACTCGCGCAGCGCTGATCACCCCCGATAGACCGTGCTGCGCCACGCTGCCTGTCCAACCTCGTTCCTGGGCGCTTTGCTAAGTTGTGAGGACAGCTTTGAGGAAGGAGCAGCCCATGTCGAAACATCGCATTGGCGCACTGATGGCGCTGGCCCTGGTTGCCTGCGGCAACCCATCGTCGCCCCCGGCAACCGATCCAACCGCCGGGCCGATTGTCGATCTCGAGCAGATTCGCGACATGGGGGTCTTGCGTGTCGCCACGCGTAACGCCCCGACCACCTGGTACATCGATCGCACGGATCAACCCGCGGGCCTGGAGTATGACCGAATCCGTGCACTGGCCACGGCTCTGGGGCTTGATCTGGAAATCGTCGAAGCCGCCTCCACGCAAGCCGTGCTGGCACTGGTGCGTCGCGGGGAGGCGCACCTGGCAGCGGCCGGTATCACCATCACCCCGGCGCGGCAGACTTCGCTGCAGTTTTCGTCCCCGACGCTACAGGTCACCGAGCAGCTGATCTGTAACCGGGAAGGCCTGCGCGTCACCGATCGGGCCGAACTCGCCGGGATGACGCTCACCGTGGCAGAGGCCACCAGTTATGCCGACACGCTGAACACGCTGAGGGACACCGCGCCGGGGCTCACGGTACGAACCGTCGACACCACAACCGAGGCCTTGCTGCGCCAGGTTTGGCAAGGGGCACTGGACTGTACCGTGGCCGACTCCCATGTCTTTGCACTGAACCGTCGCTACTTTCCCACCCTGGTGGCCGAGTTCGACCTGACAGAGACACGCGCGCTGGCCTGGGCCGTGCACCCCGACGCCAGCGAACTGCTGCAAGCCGTCAACCGTTGGCTGGATCAACCCGCCACGCAGGCCCTGCTTGCGGAGACCCGTGCAAGGTACTTTGCGCCGGCGGAACGGTTCGACTTTGTCGATTTGCGGGCGTTTACCCACCGCATCGAGCACCGCTACCCCAAGTACGACCAGTACTTCATGGCAGCCGCGCAAGACCACGACATCGACCCCTTGCTCCTGGCCGCCCAGGGCTACCAGGAGTCGCATTGGGACCCTGAGGCAACCAGCCCGACTGGTGTCCGGGGCATCATGATGCTCACGCGACCGACGGCGCGATCGGTAGGCGTGACCGACCGGCTCGACCCGGTGCAAAGCATCGAAGGCGGCAGCGCCTACCTCGCCAAGATGAAAACCCGATTCTCCAATGAGGTCACCGAGCCAGACCGCACCTATCTTGCGCTGGCGGCCTACAACATCGGACGCGCCCATCTGCACGATGCCCAGAAGCTCGCCCGCGAGCTGGGCAAGAGTCCGCACCACTGGGACGACATGAAAACAGTGCTGCCGCTGCTGTCTGACAAATCGGTTTATCCGAAGCTGAAATACGGCTATGCCCGGGGTCACGAACCGGTGCGATACGTCGAGCGCATTCGCAGCTACCAGGACATTCTGGCCGCGCACGCACCGACCGAGAGCTAACGCCACGGGCGGCAACCACCGCCGGGCCCGGGGTGGTCACCGTTGGTCCGCCACGACTGTAGTGTTCCTGCAGATGGCCGATGACCCCTGACTTGGTCGGGCGCCTGCCGGCGCTTGGCACAGAACCAAACTCGCGCCTGCGCTCGTCGCTCGCGTTGCCGCCTGAAAACAAGACCGCCCCGGGACACCGACGCTGGATACTTTGTACAGAATTGGTTGGCGACGCCCGCCACGTCGCCTTGAGACCCAGCTCAGCCTGGCGCTGACACTGCTGGCGATGGGCGTGGCCACCATCGTGGCGGCCATGATGCTGCGCGTGCTGCATTCAGCACATGAGCAATCGCTGCGGTCATCGCTGCAAGATGCCGCTCACGTCACGGCTGATGCAGTGACGCGCTTTGTCGAGGACCACCGCCGCGCGGTGGCGGCGGCGGCGATCGCCATTGAGCACGGCACCGACCAGGCCACCCTACTGCCCGCGCTGCATCAGGCGTATCCCGGCCTGTTAACCATGGCCGTCACCGATGCGACCGGTACGGTTGTCGCAGCCTCTCCAACCCTGACGCCCTCCGGGCAACCCGTCACCCAGCAGGGCTTCAACATTGCAGATCGCCCCTACTTCGTCGCTGCCCGGCAGAGCACCGACGTGCATGTCTCCGAGGTGTTCCGTGGGCGGGGGCTGGGTGACGATGTCATCGTGGCCCTGGCGGTCGCCTTGCAGGACGAACAGGGGGCGTTTTCCGGCGTGCTTCAGGCTGCGCTGGATCTGACGCAACTCGGCGAGATACTCGGCGACACGGCTGATGACCCCTACAGCTACGTGGTGATCGACAACCACGACAGAGCCATTTTTGCCTCGAGCAACCAGACCATTCAGCCCTTGGACTCTGTCGCGGACCGCGATTGGTTGGCCACGGGGCGCTCGGTCCCGAGCGGGGACATTTTCACGCTGGAAGAAGCCGATACGGACTGGCTGGGCATTTTCATGCCTTCGGCGCAGGGGTGGACGGTCGGCATCGGCACACCCAAGGCGCGCCTGTACCAGTACGGACCGGGCACGCTCGTCGCGACTGGCCTGCTGCTCATCGCGGTTTCGCTGATGGCCTGGCTGCTGGCACGTTGGCTGGCACGCCGGGTGTCTCGCCCCGTTGCCCATGTCGCCCGCGCCATGGCAAAGGCCGACCTGGACGACCCGTCCCCTTCCATTCAGCTGCCGGCAAGCGGATCCAGCGAGGTGCAGGACCTGGTCCAGAGCCTGCAGACCTTGCTGACCCGACTGGCGGACTCGCACACCCGGTTAAAGGAAGCGCTGACGCGTGAATCCAGCGCGCGCGAATTGCTGCAGATCGAAATGGAAGATCGCGAGCAAATCATCAAGGCGCGAACGCTGGAATTGCATGAGGCCAATATGGCCCTGGAGCAACTCAGTCGCCAGGACGGGCTGACCGGCCTGGGCAACCGGAGACTGCTCGACGAACGCCTCGAACTCGCCTGGGAAAACTGCGCCCGTGACGGCGAGTGGCTTACGGTGGTTCTGGTGGACATCGACCACTTCAAGGCATTCAACGACACCTATGGGCATCAGGCCGGCGACCAGGCACTCAAGCAGGTGGCCCGTGCACTACAGCGTTGCACCCATCGCGCCAGTGACCTGGCCGCGCGTTACGGCGGGGAAGAGTTCTGCATTCTGCTACCTCGGACCGCGCAGGACGGCGCCGAGCGGTTCGCAGAGCACATCGTCGAGGCCGTTCGACAGCTGGCTATCATTCATGGCGGCGGCATCAATGGTCTGGTGACCATCAGCGCCGGCGTGGCCACCCAGCGGCCGGAGTCCAGCGGCAGCGCCACCGACCTGATCGGGCGAGCTGACGCGGCGCTATACCAAGCCAAAGCCCGCGGCAGAGACCGCTGGGTTTGCGCCAAGAGCCTGCAGCTGGTCGCGGGACGAGACTAAAGAGCAGCTCGACCAGCCTGTTGGCTACAGCCCC
Protein-coding regions in this window:
- a CDS encoding oxidoreductase, producing the protein MSATPYPHLLEPLDLGFTTLRNRVLMGSMHTGLEDKVKDFPKLAAYFRERAAGGVGLIVTGGFSPNMEGWLYPMASKLSSRRELGRHRQVTDAVHEEGGKICLQLLHAGRYSYHPLSVSASSAKAPINPFRPRGLSTWGIWRQIKAYARAAKLAKEAGYDGVEIMASEGYFLNQFTCPRTNQRKDEWGGPVENRCRLPVEVVKHVREAVGEDFIIVYRLSMLDLVEGGNTWDEIVYQGKAVEAAGATLINTGIGWHEARVPTIVTSVPRAAFVDVTHRMKAELSIPVITTNRINDPQVGEDIIASGKADMVSMARPLLADAAFVNKAAAGKADEINVCIACNQACLDHTFQLKRASCLVNPRACYETELNFEPVTTAKSIAVVGAGPAGLAFSVEAAKRGHKVTLIERAEEVGGQFNMAKRIPGKEEFDHSLRYFERQLELAGVTVQLGTEATAESLLAGGYDEVVLATGVSPRVPQIDGIDHEKVLIYTDVLRHNAPVGKTVAVVGAGGIGFDVSEFLVQDESPTLDLKAWQAEWGVDMTVSAPGGLLPKQPEPPARTVYLLQRKDEKLGKRLGKTSGWVHRTSLIDKQVQMMGNVSYERIDDEGLHLVVGDEPKTLAVDHVVICAGQEPLRELVEGLEAGGASVHLIGGADVAAELDAKRAIRQASELAAVI
- a CDS encoding histone deacetylase family protein; translated protein: MPLPIVYHPIYSNVRLPERHPFPMSKFAMLRTHLIETGVAGDNQFSEPAPAERALLETVHDRDYLDRFIHGDLTQAEIRRQGFPWSEALVARSITAVGGTRHTLELAFEHGLATHCAGGTHHAHRDFASGYCLLNDLAVAAAWALDSGRAKRVLIIDCDVHQGDGTARIFEQQPAVFTLSFHAGSNFPARKADSDRDVVLPRGAGDTEYATALAAHIPAVLDRFQPDCVLYDAGADVHADDRLGHLSLSDAGMRARDRYVIEQCVRRRIPVACVIGGGYDRDVPALVRRHALVHEQASACFEQFLSTDAA
- a CDS encoding PadR family transcriptional regulator: MSLKHAMLVSLAERPASGYDLVRRFDRSVGYFWRASHQQIYRELPKLEAAEWVSAEAVAQTGKPDKRVYAITTQGRDALEAWLARPVGPEPVRESLMVKVRGAALLGVDSVLDEIRRHRQVHADKLSLFRKIEQEDFAQGPGDNRKTRCRYLALRSGLLYHESWVTWCDEALALLMEA
- a CDS encoding alpha/beta fold hydrolase — its product is MSKFLIAVAIVIGVLGIGTYAYIETHPQEALALAMSAERERSMLTEQSVQVGEDRWPYLEGGSGDVVLLLHGFGGDKDNWTRFAGHLTPDHRVIAPDLPGFGDNARHEDQAYDIASQRERLAAFVQAMGLERFHLAGNSMGGNLAAAYAHAYPEQLLSLGLFNAAGVESPVPSDLAREYEATGKVSLIPRTREEYDHLMDMVFVDKPYVPPFAVDALAERAIENANFRQKVFVEYRQNMLRLEPLLPEIQTPALVLWGDTDRLIHVSAARVMHDLLPNSELVVMENMGHVPMIEDPRATVELYGPFIDRHTPAGM
- a CDS encoding DUF6279 family lipoprotein, with the translated sequence MLRAVPFHRRGLTATGRLVALLLGLSLATGCSTATRFGYNHLDWFAKREIGKYFDMTAEQEDWFEQRFDTLWQWHRREQLPLYARDLRQLAEQARAPLSRDAIEQALAMVEAHINEALRRATDDTVTMLSMLNDDQVAAVLERIDKNIEDAAEELAEQDDIERREAAAKRVRKWMEERYGRLSREQRNLIDAWAGEREYSPEAWLARSRQWRDALAEALDQRQSSGFADRVTYLLFDDTALVPEPLEAERRRNRHRWLDLAAEISAMTSERQRDHLVEYISDFAEDFEALAQR
- the mltF gene encoding membrane-bound lytic murein transglycosylase MltF; this encodes MSKHRIGALMALALVACGNPSSPPATDPTAGPIVDLEQIRDMGVLRVATRNAPTTWYIDRTDQPAGLEYDRIRALATALGLDLEIVEAASTQAVLALVRRGEAHLAAAGITITPARQTSLQFSSPTLQVTEQLICNREGLRVTDRAELAGMTLTVAEATSYADTLNTLRDTAPGLTVRTVDTTTEALLRQVWQGALDCTVADSHVFALNRRYFPTLVAEFDLTETRALAWAVHPDASELLQAVNRWLDQPATQALLAETRARYFAPAERFDFVDLRAFTHRIEHRYPKYDQYFMAAAQDHDIDPLLLAAQGYQESHWDPEATSPTGVRGIMMLTRPTARSVGVTDRLDPVQSIEGGSAYLAKMKTRFSNEVTEPDRTYLALAAYNIGRAHLHDAQKLARELGKSPHHWDDMKTVLPLLSDKSVYPKLKYGYARGHEPVRYVERIRSYQDILAAHAPTES
- a CDS encoding crotonase/enoyl-CoA hydratase family protein — protein: MSDRVELEIKGPVAYVRLNRPEKHNGMDFALLKAVVKTAQQLKKNRDIRAVLLSGNGPSFCSGLDVKAMFADPKRMAHGFAALHSPVANIFQQWGMAWRELPVPVIACIHGNCFGAGIQLALAADIRIATPDAKLSVMEAKWGLVPDMSGTVTLRELLPLDVAKELTFTGRVLSGEAAHALGLVTHVDADPQARAEALVAEIVQRSPDAVAAGKALLQEAWLASDEDALAAERRWQRRVMGRKNQRIAAKRNTEMAQSERGEASTPYQPRKLG
- a CDS encoding MauE/DoxX family redox-associated membrane protein, with the protein product MREPLFNHVGRYFFGCLLFISAVAKLFDPNGFVSVVASYQMMPDWAVPPASYALVLLEGALAIWLFSGRKASLATLCLVCLYVIYCSWVGFAFLDGRRLDNCGAFGTLFERPITAGLVVEYLVSLGVAFFLWSATTAYKLRQQLAITPELGAIPVDDMKPPPPTGTA
- a CDS encoding diguanylate cyclase domain-containing protein, with translation MYRIGWRRPPRRLETQLSLALTLLAMGVATIVAAMMLRVLHSAHEQSLRSSLQDAAHVTADAVTRFVEDHRRAVAAAAIAIEHGTDQATLLPALHQAYPGLLTMAVTDATGTVVAASPTLTPSGQPVTQQGFNIADRPYFVAARQSTDVHVSEVFRGRGLGDDVIVALAVALQDEQGAFSGVLQAALDLTQLGEILGDTADDPYSYVVIDNHDRAIFASSNQTIQPLDSVADRDWLATGRSVPSGDIFTLEEADTDWLGIFMPSAQGWTVGIGTPKARLYQYGPGTLVATGLLLIAVSLMAWLLARWLARRVSRPVAHVARAMAKADLDDPSPSIQLPASGSSEVQDLVQSLQTLLTRLADSHTRLKEALTRESSARELLQIEMEDREQIIKARTLELHEANMALEQLSRQDGLTGLGNRRLLDERLELAWENCARDGEWLTVVLVDIDHFKAFNDTYGHQAGDQALKQVARALQRCTHRASDLAARYGGEEFCILLPRTAQDGAERFAEHIVEAVRQLAIIHGGGINGLVTISAGVATQRPESSGSATDLIGRADAALYQAKARGRDRWVCAKSLQLVAGRD